In Brevibacterium pigmentatum, the sequence TCACACGCTCTCCCAGGTCCGCCCCGAAGCGTTCGCCGATGATCCCGGTCAGCTGCGCGAGGCCATCAGCGAGGCGGTCTCGCGCCACCTGACCCGGCGCACCTGGCAGGAGACCCACCCGCAGTCGGCGGGCGACGTCGCTACGGCCGGGGCTCGTACTGCCGCGACTGCTCGTGCCGAGGCCAGTGGGGCGGCGACCGCTCGTGCCGAGGCCAGTGCCACGACCACCGAGGAGGCTGCCCGCCAAGGCCGCGTCACCCGCGAGGCTTTCGCCTGGTCGGAGGTCGAAGAGGCGCTCGTGCCCGATCCCGCCGATCGCATGTCTCTGCACACTCTGCTCAACCCGCTCGAAGGCGAGCTCTTCACCAGCCGTGAACCCGGCGAGCAGGGTTCCCTGCACGAGTGGATGCTCGACTTCCTGCGCACCGACCTGCGCAGCTCCCTGGCGGGTCCCACCGGCAGCCCGGAGAAGGCACTCTTCACCGTGCTGTGGCAGTCACGGCTGCTGCTCAAGGAGCTCATCGTCGCCGGTCACATCGACCGGGTGAGCATCGACATGGAGATCCTCGGCTGGTTCGAGGGCTTCGTCTCGGGCATCTGCGATGGGCCTCCCCCGCAGCGGATCGCCGAACTCATCGCCCTCGCCGAGGCGGGAATCGTGTCCTTCATCGGCCCCGATATGCGCATCGAAGAGAACCAGGCCGCACTCGACGCGACTGCGGCAGACGCCGGCACAGTGTCCGCGGCGAAAGCGTATGCGACCGGTGCGGAAGAGGTGTCCGGGGCGAATGCGGATGCGCCCGTCAACGGGGCTCAGGCACCGCGACCGGAGATCTTCACGGTCACCTCGGCGCAGGCCGCCGGCGAGATCACGGGCAGTGTCGTCATCGATGCCGCATCCCCGACGAACTCCGTCTCGCGGGCAGCGGACGTTCTGCTGTACGGGATGTTAGAGCGAGGTCAGCTCACTGCGGCCCGTCTGACCTTGGACGACGGTCGGGAGAAGTTCCTCAACGGACTCGCACTCACGCCTCGGCCCTATCGCACGATCGATGTCGAGGGCAACGTCCACCCGCGCCGATTCGCGCTGTCGATCCAGTTGTCGTCGAAGCAGTGGGGTCTGGCAATCGCCGCGAATCCGGGCACCGATGCGGCCACGCTCAACGACTCGCACGCCGCCGCCGAGGCGATCCTCGACCTCCTCTGAAGCCCGCAGGCTCTTGCCCGGCGCCAGTCGCCCAGCACCGAACGCGAACTACCCCGTTTAAGGTGAACAGCCCTGTTTCAAACAAGAGCTATTCACCTCAAACTGTGCTGTTCGCAGACTCGCCCCGCGCCTCGGGGGCGCAATAGGTACACCTTCCTCTGAACTGCTCACCGAGGAAAGTGTCCCGTCCAGAGAAGACGAGACCAAAACAGCCTTCCTCAGCCCACTGACGCTAACAGCACGGTTTAAGGCGATTAGCCCCTGTTCAAACAGGTGCTGTTCGCCTTAAACTATGCTGTTCGCAGACGTGCCACGGTGCGACGCCCCAGGGCCGTCCTAGACGGCGCCCCGGAGCACCGCCCCGACGCTTACGCCATTTCGAGGGCGGCTTCGGGCTTCGTGGTCCGTGCCCGCACGATGGCCAGCAGCGACATCACGATGCCGATGACCGCCCAGGCCAGCAGCCCTCCGTAGGCGGCGGCCTGCCCGGTGGTGCCCGCGGCGATCGCTGCGAAGCCGTTCATCGACGGAGTCAGCGGCAGGATCGGCGCCACGAAGTCGAAGAACTGCGGCACCGCTCCGATCGTCCGACCCGCCACGGCCAGCACGACGGCGATGACCGAGAGGAACCTGCCCACTCCCCCGAACCACGCCACGAGGGCGAAGTTCAAGATCATGAACACGATCGCTGAGACGAACGTGAGCACCGCGATGTCGAAGCCTTGGATCGCGTCGATGTCCATCACGGTGACCGCGAGGATCGAGAGCACAAGCGCCTGCAGCACGCCGACGACGAGGCCGGGCAGCAGTCCGCGCGCCCAGACGGCGAACGAGGACTTCGTCGAGAGCAGAGCCCACGCCGGGATCGGCTTGAGCACCGTGTAGGTGACGAGTCCGCCGATCCACAGTGCGAGTATGATCAGCAGCGCGATCGTCGATCCCGCCAGCACATCCGTGACATTGTCCGTGTCAGGGGATTCGATATTCGCCGAGGCGACCTTGGCCAGGCGGTCACGCTCCGGAGTCGTGTAGGACGGCACTTCGTCCGCGCCGTCCTGGACACC encodes:
- a CDS encoding FAD/NAD(P)-binding protein, which gives rise to MSQAPQTPVPAVAIIGVGPRGLTVLERLVALAAKRFAGAAETALTIHLIDPYPPGAGIVWRTDQPESLLMNTTIAEQTVFPDSSCTFLGPDDVPTGPSMAEWYVADGGTEPLDSTFPSRSLYGRYLRDAYRRIRAGAPDFIEIVEHPTKAESVIDLPTMDLPQPVPEGSRATVPEQLVRCQNGTTIVASAVVLAVGHIPSAQPEERARLAAFAERNGGLYLPQGLPAETPVAEVAPGERVIVRGMGLNYFDLQTLFTHERGGRFVPETGGQLSYMPSGDEPRLTLGSRRGIPYRSKPICHEHPRRDWPLRFFTKDNIALLAGLDDLDGERKAGARFNDQVWPLILADLRLAYYHTLSQVRPEAFADDPGQLREAISEAVSRHLTRRTWQETHPQSAGDVATAGARTAATARAEASGAATARAEASATTTEEAARQGRVTREAFAWSEVEEALVPDPADRMSLHTLLNPLEGELFTSREPGEQGSLHEWMLDFLRTDLRSSLAGPTGSPEKALFTVLWQSRLLLKELIVAGHIDRVSIDMEILGWFEGFVSGICDGPPPQRIAELIALAEAGIVSFIGPDMRIEENQAALDATAADAGTVSAAKAYATGAEEVSGANADAPVNGAQAPRPEIFTVTSAQAAGEITGSVVIDAASPTNSVSRAADVLLYGMLERGQLTAARLTLDDGREKFLNGLALTPRPYRTIDVEGNVHPRRFALSIQLSSKQWGLAIAANPGTDAATLNDSHAAAEAILDLL